The Candidatus Glassbacteria bacterium genome has a window encoding:
- a CDS encoding tetratricopeptide repeat protein — protein MPMADTQSSNRRILGFLAGIGLALAVLYSVQPACAAPDDTERDLKGFDEQMVRQQKALRALQKGKSYLKDRSFELARKSFVEALTLNMDLHEARFCLGLAEYRDGKFKLAAAQFESLYEKVPDFENLRLELARAYLALGECSTARKWLQRHLELDRDGDSKEADKLKREIDKCSNRQERRS, from the coding sequence ATGCCGATGGCCGATACGCAGAGCAGCAATCGCAGAATACTCGGATTTCTCGCCGGAATCGGACTGGCGTTAGCCGTGCTGTATTCCGTCCAGCCCGCGTGCGCGGCCCCGGACGACACCGAACGCGACCTCAAGGGTTTCGACGAGCAGATGGTCCGCCAGCAGAAAGCGCTGCGCGCCCTGCAGAAAGGGAAATCCTACCTGAAGGACAGATCGTTCGAACTGGCGCGTAAATCCTTCGTTGAAGCCTTGACCCTGAACATGGATCTCCACGAAGCCAGGTTCTGCCTGGGGCTGGCCGAGTACCGCGACGGAAAATTCAAGCTGGCGGCCGCCCAGTTCGAAAGCCTCTACGAGAAAGTTCCGGATTTCGAGAACCTGCGTCTGGAACTGGCGCGCGCATATCTGGCGCTGGGAGAATGCTCCACCGCGCGTAAATGGCTGCAACGCCACCTTGAACTCGACAGGGACGGGGATAGTAAAGAAGCGGACAAACTGAAACGTGAGATAGACAAGTGTTCCAACAGGCAGGAGAGACGGTCTTGA